A DNA window from Pseudomonadota bacterium contains the following coding sequences:
- a CDS encoding autotransporter outer membrane beta-barrel domain-containing protein, producing the protein RLAQGSSPFSIETMSPDRNFISLGTGITAFTVRDMSVYINYDVQIGENKYVAQSVNAGLRVGF; encoded by the coding sequence CACGTCTTGCCCAGGGGAGTTCCCCCTTCAGTATCGAGACCATGTCCCCTGACAGGAATTTTATCTCCCTTGGTACAGGCATTACCGCCTTTACCGTGCGTGATATGTCAGTCTACATAAACTATGATGTCCAGATCGGTGAAAACAAATATGTGGCCCAAAGCGTGAATGCAGGGTTGAGGGTGGGGTTCTGA